A region of the Borrelia parkeri genome:
TTGTGTATCATTGGAAGAAATGGTATTTGATATGCTTGGTGTTTAAGACCGAGATTAAAAAAAGTGATGTAGGAAGAGTATTTTATTGATATTGAAAATATAATGAAAGCAGTTAAAGAGAAATTAAACACAGATATAGATAAGAATAGAAATTACATAAAAGTTAAA
Encoded here:
- a CDS encoding variable large family protein, whose amino-acid sequence is MDIENIMKAVKEKLNTDIDKNRNYIKVKTVVDKFVTEILDKIITGTKEAISFLV